The Leucobacter rhizosphaerae genome includes a region encoding these proteins:
- a CDS encoding siderophore-interacting protein, translating into MSDSVAPFTVVEARVDAVERVSPSFMRVTFTGPGVDGIGTPGQTFDQRIKLIFPGESGVLPDLEGAGDDWYTAWLAVPEDRRGSMRTYSIRDLTVDGGRTRLVVDFVLHLAEGATGPASRWAAAAQAGDALLLVAPRRDRLDGGGIEFDTSSTGDIVLAGDETAAPAIARILEDLDPATRGTAFIEIPEPSDELHIQAPRGVSVRWLPRAGGDVGSRLIPTVLEHLDVADTAVDPVVETEDLLWETPVYSGSGEAVSVPAAAGDAAATGSASATRFWIAGESRVITTLRRHLVRDLGIPRSSVAFMGYWRIGVAMKG; encoded by the coding sequence ATGTCGGATAGCGTCGCACCATTCACCGTCGTCGAGGCCCGGGTCGATGCGGTCGAACGGGTGTCCCCGAGCTTCATGCGGGTCACCTTCACGGGCCCCGGGGTCGATGGCATCGGCACGCCCGGCCAGACCTTCGACCAGCGGATCAAACTGATCTTTCCGGGGGAGAGCGGCGTGCTGCCCGACCTGGAGGGCGCGGGTGACGACTGGTACACCGCGTGGCTCGCGGTTCCGGAGGATCGCCGCGGGTCCATGCGCACCTACTCGATCCGGGATCTCACCGTCGACGGCGGTCGCACGCGCCTCGTTGTGGACTTCGTGCTGCACCTGGCCGAGGGGGCGACCGGCCCGGCCTCGCGCTGGGCGGCTGCCGCGCAGGCGGGGGATGCGCTGCTCCTCGTCGCGCCGCGACGGGACCGGCTCGACGGGGGCGGGATCGAGTTCGACACCTCGTCGACGGGCGACATCGTGCTCGCCGGCGACGAGACCGCGGCCCCCGCAATCGCGCGCATTCTCGAGGATCTGGATCCCGCGACCCGGGGGACCGCCTTCATCGAGATCCCGGAGCCCTCGGACGAACTGCACATCCAGGCACCCCGAGGTGTCTCGGTGCGCTGGCTCCCTCGTGCGGGGGGCGACGTCGGCTCACGCCTCATCCCGACGGTGCTCGAACACCTCGATGTCGCCGACACGGCCGTGGACCCCGTCGTGGAAACCGAGGACCTGCTCTGGGAGACCCCCGTCTACTCCGGCAGCGGAGAAGCCGTCTCCGTGCCCGCGGCGGCCGGTGACGCGGCAGCGACTGGCAGCGCATCGGCGACCCGCTTCTGGATCGCCGGGGAGAGCCGGGTCATCACCACCCTGCGCCGCCACCTCGTGCGCGACCTCGGGATCCCGCGCTCGAGTGTCGCCTTCATGGGCTACTGGCGCATCGGCGTCGCGATGAAGGGCTGA
- a CDS encoding MarR family winged helix-turn-helix transcriptional regulator, whose protein sequence is MEELTEDALELDRQVCFALAVASRSVIGVYRPILEPLGLTHPQYLVMLALWGDGTLRFRELADMLRMDPATLSPIVKRLEHSGLIERVPVDGDERTFALVTTAAGRALRDRALAVPPAVVERLGVPVDRLMALRDELTAIIEAIDRDPAAAS, encoded by the coding sequence ATGGAGGAGCTCACGGAGGACGCACTCGAACTCGACCGCCAGGTCTGCTTCGCCTTGGCCGTGGCCAGTCGAAGCGTCATCGGCGTCTATCGCCCGATCCTCGAGCCGTTGGGGCTCACCCACCCGCAGTACCTCGTCATGTTGGCTCTCTGGGGAGACGGCACGTTGCGCTTCCGCGAGCTCGCGGACATGCTTCGCATGGATCCGGCGACCCTCTCCCCGATCGTGAAGCGCCTCGAACACTCGGGCCTCATCGAACGGGTGCCGGTCGACGGGGATGAGCGGACGTTCGCGCTCGTCACCACCGCGGCCGGCCGCGCGCTGCGGGACCGCGCGCTCGCTGTACCTCCGGCGGTGGTCGAACGCCTCGGCGTGCCGGTCGATCGGCTCATGGCGCTGCGAGACGAGCTCACGGCGATCATCGAGGCGATCGACCGGGATCCAGCCGCAGCCAGCTGA
- a CDS encoding PhzF family phenazine biosynthesis protein, protein MVPVIRSAAFTSDPSGGNPAGIVLDASEFTDLEMQGLATAVDYAETAFVTGADADGVSIRYFSPVAEVPFCGHATIATAIALVERGLRAPGDLTFRTPVGPVLLRTARIGGRIRAAFTSVEPSVEAMPPADLAELLALIGLTEPDLSADMPPALAFAGNVHPLLVLSDRRAFDTFAFDPDAARILMDAHGWPATITVLHGSAADGLVARNIFPVGRITEDPATGSAAAAVGAYLRALDLVEAPATIEIRQGAHVGRPSLLTVEIPRSGGITVSGTAVELPDPTESRL, encoded by the coding sequence ATGGTTCCAGTCATCAGATCCGCAGCGTTCACCAGTGATCCGAGCGGCGGGAACCCCGCGGGCATTGTGCTCGACGCATCCGAGTTCACAGATCTCGAGATGCAGGGCCTCGCAACAGCTGTCGACTACGCGGAGACGGCGTTCGTCACGGGAGCCGACGCGGATGGGGTGTCGATCCGCTACTTCTCGCCGGTTGCGGAAGTTCCGTTCTGCGGCCACGCGACCATCGCGACAGCGATCGCACTCGTCGAGCGCGGGCTTCGGGCTCCGGGCGATCTCACATTCCGGACTCCCGTGGGGCCCGTGCTCCTCCGCACCGCGAGGATCGGGGGCAGGATTCGCGCGGCGTTCACCAGCGTCGAACCCTCGGTTGAGGCCATGCCGCCTGCAGATCTCGCAGAACTCCTCGCCCTCATCGGACTCACGGAACCGGATCTCAGTGCGGACATGCCACCCGCGCTCGCATTCGCGGGCAATGTGCACCCGCTGCTCGTGCTCTCGGATCGCCGGGCCTTCGACACGTTCGCCTTCGATCCCGACGCCGCCCGGATCCTGATGGACGCGCACGGCTGGCCGGCGACCATCACGGTCCTGCACGGCAGTGCTGCGGATGGGCTCGTCGCGCGGAACATCTTCCCGGTCGGCAGGATCACGGAGGATCCGGCGACCGGGTCTGCGGCCGCGGCGGTGGGTGCCTACCTCCGTGCGCTCGACCTGGTCGAGGCACCGGCGACGATCGAGATCCGGCAGGGCGCTCACGTCGGGCGCCCCAGTCTCCTCACCGTCGAGATTCCACGTTCCGGCGGCATCACCGTCTCTGGGACTGCGGTGGAGCTGCCCGATCCCACGGAGTCGCGCCTCTGA
- a CDS encoding helix-turn-helix transcriptional regulator, producing the protein MRKRAPVFVGRKESVARAIDLVQAGISVDIVGGRGSGRSTFLRALEHRLVDADWTVVTVRGIASLRQHPLAALHLAGIGGAGRPGGALHETAAALKAKLHVERAVLFLDDWDDLDEASWGIAESLRRQEGIAVVVSRLQGLRARHTPTGLDASTLEPSYVIDMTPLGFEDMEQALGNYLKAPIESSTMSRIYAKSGGNIGLAVSLVDATSREGQLELRGTEWVASRDLWSPGLRAVLEAYLENLDSAARDALEIIAIAGLASLDTVRKLVDWGTLELLEERAMITFISSGTSPLIAVIPPLLVEFFRHEPLSARRVRLTELIVERLGAAQSASAILTEQMYRPAVTPEREALFVRLLHERARALRIVTASEWESVKSPSHAVRYIEALSHTFTATVNATVRRVFDETDERLEDAPSQAALHALAARWQAYVEHDLEAARATLSRARRGLGIYGRVLDAVRVELEFNLETLPEQFAAALEVTDDLPGDVKIELLQTQLLVLTGAGRLRDAQRVLDRLESLGPLSTASRVLQATMVLGTGDYASTLGLLHRGLDEAHGVLDLHGVRAFGAAAILCHVFAGNTGGLEELIETIFAAGEPTPFPPGNQLTLLSFGALSAIRNGQIATGERLIGELDRLSTPDGPLPGQSRAWAHAQLAVFNGDPATGARLLWESSERLWARQARFAALSGFLGAVEIETTDERLRVIREYLSVVEEPLTFQVQVDYFQARLHEDAAGVLDAAIGLNTVGRIGLALQACQSAAALGEYRNEPEIVQRAEQLRLSILERHSPGTIDATRFSVSAVTLTDREHEVARLAADGLTNQEIANQLVLSVRTVETHMHRVMRKLDVGSRHAIQDHLERVNP; encoded by the coding sequence GTGAGGAAGCGGGCGCCGGTGTTCGTCGGACGCAAGGAGAGTGTGGCTCGGGCGATCGATCTTGTCCAAGCGGGTATCAGCGTGGACATCGTTGGCGGTCGCGGCAGCGGAAGGTCGACCTTCCTTCGAGCGCTCGAGCATCGACTCGTCGACGCAGATTGGACCGTCGTCACCGTGAGGGGGATCGCCTCCCTGCGACAGCACCCGCTCGCAGCACTGCATCTCGCAGGTATCGGCGGTGCGGGGCGACCCGGCGGGGCACTCCACGAGACCGCGGCGGCGCTGAAAGCCAAGCTGCATGTCGAGCGCGCCGTGCTCTTTCTCGACGACTGGGATGACCTCGACGAGGCTTCCTGGGGCATCGCGGAGTCGCTCCGACGCCAGGAGGGCATTGCGGTCGTCGTCTCCCGGCTGCAAGGGTTGCGTGCTCGACACACCCCGACCGGACTCGATGCGTCGACGCTCGAACCCTCGTACGTGATCGACATGACGCCCCTCGGCTTCGAGGACATGGAACAGGCGCTGGGGAACTATCTCAAGGCGCCGATCGAATCGAGCACGATGAGTCGCATCTACGCGAAGTCCGGTGGCAACATCGGCCTCGCCGTCAGTCTGGTGGATGCGACATCCCGCGAGGGGCAGCTCGAACTTCGCGGCACCGAGTGGGTCGCGTCGCGAGACCTGTGGAGTCCTGGGTTGAGAGCCGTGCTCGAAGCGTATCTCGAGAACCTCGATTCGGCGGCCCGCGACGCGCTTGAGATCATCGCGATCGCCGGCCTCGCCTCCCTCGACACCGTGCGCAAACTCGTCGACTGGGGCACGTTGGAGCTCCTCGAGGAACGGGCGATGATCACCTTCATCTCGAGCGGCACCTCCCCGCTCATCGCGGTGATTCCACCGTTGCTGGTCGAGTTCTTCCGGCACGAGCCGCTGAGTGCTCGTCGGGTTCGTCTGACCGAACTCATCGTCGAACGCCTGGGTGCGGCGCAGTCCGCGTCCGCCATTCTCACCGAGCAGATGTACCGCCCAGCGGTGACACCGGAACGTGAAGCGCTGTTCGTGCGGTTGCTGCACGAGCGCGCTCGGGCGCTCCGTATCGTGACAGCTTCAGAGTGGGAGTCCGTGAAGTCGCCGTCACATGCGGTGCGATACATCGAGGCGCTCAGCCACACGTTCACTGCAACGGTGAATGCGACCGTGAGGCGTGTGTTCGACGAAACCGACGAGCGACTCGAGGATGCTCCGAGCCAAGCGGCGCTGCACGCACTCGCCGCACGATGGCAGGCGTACGTGGAACACGATCTGGAGGCCGCGCGGGCGACGCTGTCCCGGGCTCGCCGCGGGCTCGGGATCTACGGACGGGTCCTCGACGCCGTCAGAGTGGAGCTCGAGTTCAATCTTGAAACGCTGCCCGAGCAGTTCGCAGCTGCGCTCGAAGTCACCGACGACCTCCCGGGCGACGTGAAGATCGAACTCCTGCAGACCCAGCTCCTCGTGCTGACCGGCGCCGGCCGTCTCAGAGACGCCCAGCGTGTGCTCGACCGTCTGGAATCGCTCGGCCCGCTTTCGACCGCCTCCCGGGTGCTGCAGGCGACGATGGTCCTCGGCACCGGGGACTATGCATCGACACTCGGACTCCTTCATCGAGGACTCGATGAGGCGCACGGCGTTCTCGACCTCCACGGAGTACGCGCGTTTGGCGCCGCCGCAATCCTCTGCCACGTCTTCGCGGGAAACACCGGCGGGCTCGAGGAGCTGATCGAGACGATATTCGCTGCCGGGGAACCGACACCCTTCCCACCCGGCAACCAGCTCACCCTCCTGTCCTTCGGGGCGCTTTCTGCGATCCGGAACGGACAAATAGCCACCGGTGAGCGGCTCATCGGTGAACTGGATCGCCTGTCGACTCCGGATGGACCGTTGCCGGGTCAGTCCCGCGCCTGGGCGCACGCGCAACTGGCGGTCTTCAACGGCGATCCGGCGACGGGTGCGCGGTTGCTCTGGGAATCCTCCGAGCGCTTGTGGGCCCGGCAGGCTCGGTTCGCCGCGCTCTCAGGGTTTCTGGGTGCCGTCGAGATCGAGACGACGGACGAGCGGTTGAGGGTGATCCGGGAGTACCTGTCGGTGGTCGAGGAACCCCTCACCTTCCAGGTTCAGGTCGATTACTTTCAGGCGCGGCTCCACGAGGACGCCGCAGGAGTGCTCGACGCGGCCATCGGCCTGAACACCGTCGGACGCATCGGCCTTGCGCTGCAGGCATGCCAGAGTGCGGCCGCTCTGGGCGAATACCGCAATGAACCGGAGATCGTGCAGCGGGCCGAACAGCTGCGACTGTCGATCCTTGAGCGGCACTCCCCCGGCACGATCGATGCCACACGGTTCTCCGTGAGCGCGGTGACATTGACGGACCGCGAGCATGAGGTCGCGCGGCTGGCTGCCGACGGGCTGACGAACCAGGAGATCGCAAACCAGCTGGTTTTGAGCGTACGGACTGTCGAGACGCACATGCATCGTGTGATGCGGAAACTCGACGTCGGAAGCCGCCACGCGATTCAGGATCACCTCGAACGGGTGAACCCGTAG
- a CDS encoding GGDEF domain-containing protein: protein MSAGLSELLATVGASGHGLDAEVQDRLNGASTFTEAADVVVRYLNEKTPLSDWSVTRVVSDEQVFVHVEQGGERGVGDRVNWDQTFCKKMVAGGAHIVPDSAKDPLYAELGESTGVGSYAGYTIIDDRGELFGVLCGTRREPLGSDEAIDQELVHLLSQLLSIQLRLARGIDRERRQAAIAEAEANTDPLTGLLSRRGWERMVDDAQERIDAFGDPVSVAVVDLDDLKAINDGLGHQAGDAQIVGLANALAGAATDSHRIARVGGDEFLILANGVAANTAESHFERFIHAILDAGIRASFGYATARAGDPHLQAAIHEADARMYAQKSSRK, encoded by the coding sequence ATGAGCGCAGGACTCTCGGAACTTCTCGCCACCGTCGGCGCGTCGGGTCACGGACTCGACGCAGAGGTGCAGGATCGCCTCAACGGAGCCTCGACCTTCACCGAGGCCGCGGACGTGGTCGTGCGATATCTCAACGAGAAGACGCCGCTCTCCGACTGGTCGGTCACCCGGGTGGTGAGCGATGAGCAGGTGTTCGTGCACGTGGAGCAGGGCGGCGAACGCGGCGTGGGTGATCGTGTGAACTGGGATCAGACATTCTGCAAAAAAATGGTGGCCGGGGGTGCGCACATCGTGCCCGACTCGGCCAAGGATCCGCTCTACGCCGAACTCGGTGAGTCCACCGGCGTCGGATCGTACGCGGGCTACACGATCATCGACGACCGCGGCGAGCTGTTCGGCGTGCTCTGCGGCACTCGCCGTGAACCGCTCGGCTCGGACGAGGCCATCGATCAGGAGCTCGTCCACCTACTGAGTCAGCTGCTCTCCATCCAGTTGAGGCTCGCGCGCGGGATCGACCGAGAGCGCCGGCAGGCGGCGATCGCCGAGGCGGAGGCGAACACCGACCCGCTCACCGGACTGTTGAGTCGCCGCGGGTGGGAGCGCATGGTCGATGACGCCCAGGAGCGGATCGACGCGTTCGGCGACCCGGTCTCAGTGGCCGTCGTCGACCTCGACGATCTCAAGGCGATCAACGACGGGCTCGGGCATCAAGCGGGAGACGCGCAGATCGTGGGGCTCGCGAACGCGCTGGCCGGTGCCGCCACGGACTCACATCGAATCGCGCGGGTCGGCGGCGACGAATTCCTGATCCTCGCGAACGGCGTCGCCGCGAACACCGCAGAGTCGCACTTCGAGCGGTTCATCCACGCAATTCTGGACGCCGGGATCCGTGCCTCCTTCGGCTACGCGACCGCCCGCGCGGGTGACCCCCACCTCCAGGCGGCGATCCACGAGGCCGACGCTCGCATGTACGCGCAGAAGTCATCGCGCAAGTAG
- a CDS encoding YoaK family protein: MKSLSDAAYGGSVLLAGVAGFVDAIGFIMSGGLFVSFMSGNSTQAGVEVSQGAVHTASVALCLVLGFVLGVTCGHLLGIRFERVRSAERVLILAGALAIAVGIVTLAPTSGYSLVALSAVMGAMNTLFIADGRARVAITYATGTLVSFGIGLAERLSGRAQGSWVRPLLLWTGITLGALVGALTWHLIGLWSLAVAVLSLVAIGGVHLLIRRRSAPPKTARSQRSPGSPR; this comes from the coding sequence GTGAAGTCTCTCTCAGATGCCGCATACGGCGGTTCGGTTCTCCTCGCCGGCGTCGCGGGGTTCGTCGACGCCATCGGCTTCATCATGTCGGGTGGCCTGTTCGTCTCGTTCATGAGCGGCAATTCGACCCAAGCGGGTGTTGAGGTGTCCCAGGGAGCCGTGCACACTGCGTCGGTGGCACTGTGTCTGGTGCTGGGGTTCGTGCTCGGAGTGACCTGCGGGCACCTCCTGGGAATCCGTTTCGAACGGGTGCGCTCGGCCGAACGAGTCCTCATCCTCGCCGGCGCACTGGCGATCGCGGTGGGCATCGTCACACTGGCACCGACCTCGGGATACTCGTTGGTGGCGCTGTCCGCCGTCATGGGTGCGATGAACACGCTCTTCATCGCCGACGGGCGAGCCCGGGTCGCCATCACGTATGCGACCGGCACCCTGGTCAGTTTCGGGATCGGCCTCGCCGAGCGCCTCTCCGGTCGGGCGCAGGGCTCATGGGTGCGTCCACTGCTGCTCTGGACCGGGATCACGCTCGGTGCGCTTGTCGGAGCGCTGACATGGCACCTCATCGGGCTCTGGTCGCTGGCGGTCGCGGTGCTCAGTCTGGTCGCGATTGGCGGGGTGCACCTGCTGATCCGACGCCGGAGTGCGCCACCGAAGACGGCGCGCTCGCAGCGGTCACCGGGGTCGCCGCGCTGA
- a CDS encoding HTTM domain-containing protein, giving the protein MRDGWDRLCVWFLNERHGTYGLAIMRIGFGAMTVVILAMYLPNFSYSFGAGSRWGSALTQSSAVHDYLWPIPLLFPADEPDALRLAKILLLMAVAVIYALGWRMRVTSPLFVLLWLGFTLTNPVILNTGHYQTFRIFLLFMLLADLSQRWSLDARRRARRGAEDPALGVRNGRLPRWAPILANNVALVLIGYQICVIYVSSALWKLQGSTWISGVAAYYPLQLEELTLFPWLNHLAWQVTPAVFLASWLAVYGQLFFPLMLLNRWTRILGLVVVTGMHAGIGILLALPWFSLMMILGDMIFIRDRSWRALIDRLGRVWPAGRRHTIGSAGVAPQGQVSAATPVTAASAPSSVAHSGVGSAGAPRQSRPD; this is encoded by the coding sequence GTGCGTGATGGATGGGATCGGCTCTGCGTCTGGTTCCTGAACGAGCGCCACGGCACCTACGGCCTCGCGATCATGCGCATCGGCTTCGGTGCGATGACGGTCGTCATCCTCGCGATGTACCTCCCGAACTTCTCGTACTCATTCGGCGCGGGATCGCGCTGGGGGTCGGCGCTCACCCAATCGTCCGCGGTGCACGACTACCTGTGGCCGATCCCGCTGCTCTTTCCGGCTGATGAGCCCGATGCGCTCCGCCTGGCGAAGATCCTGCTCCTCATGGCCGTCGCGGTCATCTACGCGCTGGGCTGGCGGATGCGGGTGACGAGCCCGCTGTTCGTGCTGCTCTGGCTCGGATTCACCCTGACCAATCCGGTCATCCTGAACACCGGCCACTACCAGACCTTCCGGATCTTCCTGCTGTTCATGCTGCTCGCGGACCTGTCGCAGCGCTGGTCCCTCGATGCGCGCCGACGCGCCCGTCGCGGCGCGGAGGATCCCGCGCTCGGCGTTCGGAACGGGCGCCTCCCCCGATGGGCGCCGATCCTCGCGAACAACGTCGCCCTGGTGCTGATCGGCTACCAGATCTGCGTCATCTACGTCTCGAGCGCACTGTGGAAGCTGCAGGGGTCGACATGGATCTCCGGGGTCGCGGCCTACTATCCGCTGCAGCTCGAGGAACTGACGCTGTTCCCCTGGCTGAACCACCTGGCCTGGCAGGTGACGCCGGCCGTCTTCCTCGCCTCCTGGCTCGCGGTCTACGGTCAGCTCTTCTTCCCGCTCATGCTCCTGAACCGCTGGACGAGGATCCTCGGCCTCGTCGTCGTCACGGGCATGCACGCCGGGATCGGGATCCTGCTGGCGCTCCCCTGGTTCTCGCTGATGATGATCCTCGGTGACATGATCTTCATCCGGGATCGGAGCTGGCGCGCGCTGATCGATCGTCTCGGCCGTGTCTGGCCCGCTGGCAGGCGGCACACGATCGGGAGTGCCGGAGTCGCTCCCCAGGGTCAGGTCAGCGCGGCGACCCCGGTGACCGCTGCGAGCGCGCCGTCTTCGGTGGCGCACTCCGGCGTCGGATCAGCAGGTGCACCCCGCCAATCGCGACCAGACTGA
- a CDS encoding DUF5819 family protein, protein MRGHREGSTVPEQDRGRIDHRGSRAALVGVVVAVALLAVHMFFTAVVNVPSDRVKYEVLPGALADRYAQPYLVQDYKIFAPDPADADHQLWVRAWIEDENGEREPSEWVNTTHVELSSLSQKVLRKQLSVTGAERLMAAYQRLSAPQQAAAQRNYLEGDALFGLDEALRTADDSRPVAVSAFIRADNYATSYATQVAHALWGDDGSVVGVQVRAVYDPVIRWNDRHDPDAQRPAASYTDLGWVPPMEWEGQDPEAFARTFTNWAERAEVLP, encoded by the coding sequence ATGAGGGGTCATCGGGAGGGGTCGACTGTTCCGGAGCAGGATCGCGGGCGGATCGACCACCGCGGTTCGCGGGCCGCACTGGTCGGCGTCGTCGTGGCTGTCGCACTCCTCGCCGTGCATATGTTCTTCACCGCCGTCGTGAACGTGCCGTCGGATCGCGTGAAGTACGAGGTGCTCCCCGGAGCACTCGCCGACCGCTACGCGCAGCCCTACCTGGTCCAGGACTACAAGATCTTCGCTCCGGATCCGGCGGACGCCGACCACCAGCTGTGGGTGCGCGCCTGGATCGAAGACGAGAACGGCGAGCGCGAGCCGAGCGAGTGGGTGAACACCACGCACGTCGAACTCTCCTCGCTCTCACAGAAGGTGCTCCGGAAGCAGCTCTCCGTGACCGGTGCCGAGCGACTCATGGCCGCCTATCAGCGACTCAGCGCCCCACAACAGGCGGCAGCGCAGCGCAACTACCTGGAGGGTGACGCTCTGTTCGGGCTCGACGAGGCGCTCCGCACCGCCGACGACTCCCGGCCCGTCGCAGTGAGCGCCTTTATCCGAGCTGACAACTACGCGACGTCGTATGCGACGCAGGTCGCGCACGCGCTGTGGGGCGACGACGGCTCGGTGGTCGGGGTGCAGGTGCGCGCCGTGTATGACCCGGTGATCCGGTGGAACGACCGCCACGATCCCGATGCGCAGCGGCCCGCCGCGAGCTACACGGATCTCGGCTGGGTTCCGCCGATGGAGTGGGAAGGCCAGGATCCCGAGGCCTTCGCGCGCACGTTCACCAACTGGGCCGAGCGGGCCGAGGTGCTGCCGTGA